Below is a window of Candidatus Desulfatibia profunda DNA.
CGTGAAAAAGCAGAAAATTGAGCCCAGGGAGTTCTCGCAGACCGTTGCCCGCTTGAGCCGCCACCCTGTTTTCGGCATCCCCATTCTGCTGGGTGTGCTCTACATAATGTTCTTTATGGTCGTCCATGTTGCCAACGTGATGGCGGAATGGATGAACAGGGTATTATGGGTCCCCGTGGAAACCGCCATCGGCAATGTGATTCCTCCGGGATTCTGGCAGGATTTCTTTATCGGGCATTATGGTGTGCTGTCGCTGGGTCTGGCCAATGCCCTCTTGACGGTTTTACCGATTTTGTCGGTGTTTTTTATCCTGTTCAACACCTTGGAGGACATCGGCTATATCCCCAACCTGTCGGTTTTGACCAAAAGGCTTTTGGCAAAACTGGGGTTGAGCGGCAACGCCATCATGCCCCTGGTGTTAGGTTTCAGCTGCAAGACCATGGCAACGTTGACCACCCGTAACCTGTATTCAAAAAAGGAAAGATATATCGCCATTTACCTGATCGCCTTTGCCATCCCCTGCGCCGCTCAAATCGGTCTGAACATGAGCATCCTCGGCCATTTGGGGGCCGGCGCATTTTTCATCACGTTTTCGGTATTGTCTTTTGTGGAAATCACAGCCGGGATTGCCCTCAATAAAATTCTGAAAGACCAGGAAGACCAGATGGCCTTTATTATGGAACTGCCGCCCATCCGCCTGCCGGATTTGAAAGCGGTTGCCAAAAAAACCTATTACCGGTTATACTGGTTTCTGAGAGAATCGCTGATGGTCTTTATCTATGCAGCCCTGGCGCTGTTTGCCCTGGAAAAGCTGGGCATTCTAAATGCCGGCAAAAAGGTTCTCAGCCCCGTAATTAAAGGATTTTTAGGGCTTCCCCTGGACATGGTCGACGCCATTTTTCTTAGTATGGCCAGGCACGAAGCCGCGGCGGCTTTGATCATCAACCTGATCAGAAAAGGACAGATGAACTATGTCCAGTCGATTGTCGCCGTGGTCCTTACCACCATGTTTGTGCCCTGTTTTGCCAATATTATGGCGATGGCCAAAGAAATCGGTGGCAAAAATACCCTGATAATGGTATTGACCATCAATTTCAGTGCCTTTGTGGCCGCCGGGGTGTTAAACTGGGTCCTTGTCATTTTGCTTTAGTATCGGAGAAACGTTATATGTACAACAAAAGGAGAGAAAAAGAGGAGTACCTTGAAAAATTATGGGAAATGAAAGAGTTGGGACAGGCAGGTATGCATGATTTGCGGCTGGCCATGGACGGGAACTTTGAAGGAGAAGTGATCGCAGAAATGACCCGTGAAGGGCTGGTGGAGGTAAACGGGGAAAACCAGATCATTGCGTTAACCGAGAAGGGAGAGACCCAGGCACGCAAAATCATCCGCGCCCATCGAATCGGTGAACGGCTTCTCTATGATGTCTTCGGCGGAGAGTTTGAGGCCGCCGCCTGTGAGCTCGAACACATGAACTCCCTGGAGATCGTGGACAGCATCTGTACCCTCCTGGGCCATCCCCGGCAATGTCCCCACGGCAAACCCATACCGGCGGGCGAATGCTGCCGGCACTCGGCCAAGACGTCCCAAAATCTGGTGGTACCCTTGAGAGAACTGGAAATCGGCCAGTCGGCCCGCGTTGCTTACATCAACTGCGGAGACGACGGGCAGATGCACAGGCTCTTCGGTCTCCAGATCCGGCCCGGAATTATGATCAAACTGCACCAGCGGTACCCCTGTTGCGTGGTCGAATGCGAAGACGCCAGCATCGCCCTGGATGATGAAATCGCTTCCAGCATTTGCGTCTGGGCCAACACCCCCCAGTATCAACCTGAAATCAAAACGCCCGTCAAGTTACAGGGCAACCACGGGCGCAGATGGCGCAGATATTTCAGCTTCGGCTGCAAAAAGAAACAGCGATAAATTCGCTGTTATCAAAGACTTGAATTAGGTTTTACAAAAAGTTTAATCAAATATTCAGGCTGACTCGCCGTTGTCAAACCGCTTCGATCGTTGAAGGGGGTTTCGGTGCAATGTTGTATGTGACACTGACAATACCGGGCACATCGCGGATAATCTCGCCGGCGAGTTGCTCTAGAATTTTGAATGACAGCTGTGTCGGTGTCGCCACTCGCGCGTCAACGCTTTCCCAGCAGCGCACCTCGATCTGCTGACCAAAATCACGCAATCCGTTGCGCATGCCGGTCACCCGGTCTTCATGAAGGATCGCCATGTACTGGAATGCACCGGTGTCCTTGAGCAGCCGCTCGACCACGACGGTTGCCTTTCGAACCGTCTCGATGCGCTCCGGGGTCACCTCGCCGATCACACGTGCCGCGAGTGCCGGGCCCGGGAACGGGATGCGCTCAAAAACCTCTGCCGGAAGCCCCAGGGCCTCGCCGACTTTTCTAACGCCGTCTTTTCGAAGCTGAATGAGCGGCTCGATAATATGATAGCCAAAAGCCTCATTGGGGTCGATTCCAAGCTGCTCAAAGACATTGTGCTGCCGTTTTATCCCGGCAACGGTCTCGTCGATATCGGTCAATATCGTCCCCTGGAGAAGATATCTGGCACCACTTTCCTTGACGATGCGTCCGAATACGTCCCGGTAAAAAGCCTGGGTAATCGCCTCGCGTTTCTCTTCCGGATCCGTTATGCCCTCAAGTGCGGCGAAGAAGTCTTTTTGGGCATCGACAACTTCAACCCTGAGGCCGAACTTTTGGAAAAGACCGGCAACCGCTGCGGGCTCTCCTGCCCGCATGAGACCGTTCTCGATAAACACGGTTTTGAGGCGCTCCCCCAAGGCGCGATGGCCGAGCATCGTAACCGTAGATGAATCGACGCCTCCCGAAAGGGCATTGATCGCCATCCCGTCTCCAACAGCTTTTCGGATCTCTTTAACTTTTTCATTGATGAAATTTTCGGTGTTAAGTTCCTGCGCGGTAATTTCCTTGATCATTTGACGGCTCCCTTTTCATCGAAACAGTCTTTGCATGACATTCAGGTGTAATGTAACAGGGGGCGTTCTTGCAGAAATTGCACTGGTAAAACACGTTCTGCACTCACGGCTCCAACAGGGCTGTTTTCCGCAAACTCGGCCAATGCTTTCACCGGTCAGTTCTTCTTTTTATGTCCGAAGAAACTATACATCAATCGGCCGTAATCCTCAACAAAATTCCCGCCAAATTATTGAAAAAGGCCATTCGTGTTCTCACAACTTTTAGGCCGGTATTTAAACCTTCTATCAGGCAACCCTTCAGGCGCTGGCCCCACGACAAATTGCACTTTTACGGGCTCTGGCTGTTGAACCGTCGAAAACCATTTTGTCAAACCAATACATTAGCAAGCATGATCTTGGATCGATCGGCGGAGTTCAGTCTGCCCTTAAAAAACTGAGACAAATGGACCTGATTGAAATTGACGCTGAAAACCGATACCAGGCAGTTGATCCAATCTTTGGGAACCTAAAATCTTCGCTTCTGATGATATCTTTTCGAGCACTTTCAACCTTTCATTTTCTTGAAAAGCTAATGATCTCCGGCCACTATATGGTCATCAATTGTCGCAAGGCACGTCGTAAGTCTGTCGCAAGTTGTGTCGCAAGATTGTCGCAAGTTCAGCTTAACTCTTCATCCGATAAAGGATTCCATGTCATAGCATGATGTCATAGCTTGTCACTGGTCCGGTCTTTTTCTTTCAGCCCTTGGATCCCGTTTTCATCATAGGCCTTTTAAATGTCATAGAAATGCTGAAAAGATACGCCGTTGATCCAGGAGGTCTTAGAAACGTTTTTCAGAAGTTCAGTGAGTTGGAGCAAGATCGGTGAGCATCGAAAGAGTATGTCTTGGGCGGTCAAGTTCATTATGTCACAAATTATTCGTCAGATTAATCAAGGGCGTACCTCTGCTCTGCCTTTCATCATCATGAACACTAAAAGGCTGCTTCAATTACCGACAAGCTATTCGT
It encodes the following:
- a CDS encoding ferrous iron transporter B; this encodes MQKNEQTLKKIFIVGLPNTGKSLIFTNLTGQFTIVANQPMTTLSFMRAPLQIGAQPYQIVDTPGMHSLYIHSEEQKQVRDAIFSEKPEMIIQCFDANRLKQSLTLTADLLELEIPMIVCLNAVDETVRKGIWIDSNKLSQILGVPVIESIAVQARGTRELKNAFLEAGVGKREIPYGSIIEDGLLAMASALPPDMSYKRMIALLMLMGDPLIPRYLENTCQELTVARFHQACGKVKAQFKGNLSRIIDNCRSRWIDDIVDASVKKQKIEPREFSQTVARLSRHPVFGIPILLGVLYIMFFMVVHVANVMAEWMNRVLWVPVETAIGNVIPPGFWQDFFIGHYGVLSLGLANALLTVLPILSVFFILFNTLEDIGYIPNLSVLTKRLLAKLGLSGNAIMPLVLGFSCKTMATLTTRNLYSKKERYIAIYLIAFAIPCAAQIGLNMSILGHLGAGAFFITFSVLSFVEITAGIALNKILKDQEDQMAFIMELPPIRLPDLKAVAKKTYYRLYWFLRESLMVFIYAALALFALEKLGILNAGKKVLSPVIKGFLGLPLDMVDAIFLSMARHEAAAALIINLIRKGQMNYVQSIVAVVLTTMFVPCFANIMAMAKEIGGKNTLIMVLTINFSAFVAAGVLNWVLVILL
- a CDS encoding metal-dependent transcriptional regulator gives rise to the protein MYNKRREKEEYLEKLWEMKELGQAGMHDLRLAMDGNFEGEVIAEMTREGLVEVNGENQIIALTEKGETQARKIIRAHRIGERLLYDVFGGEFEAAACELEHMNSLEIVDSICTLLGHPRQCPHGKPIPAGECCRHSAKTSQNLVVPLRELEIGQSARVAYINCGDDGQMHRLFGLQIRPGIMIKLHQRYPCCVVECEDASIALDDEIASSICVWANTPQYQPEIKTPVKLQGNHGRRWRRYFSFGCKKKQR
- a CDS encoding ExsB family transcriptional regulator, encoding MIKEITAQELNTENFINEKVKEIRKAVGDGMAINALSGGVDSSTVTMLGHRALGERLKTVFIENGLMRAGEPAAVAGLFQKFGLRVEVVDAQKDFFAALEGITDPEEKREAITQAFYRDVFGRIVKESGARYLLQGTILTDIDETVAGIKRQHNVFEQLGIDPNEAFGYHIIEPLIQLRKDGVRKVGEALGLPAEVFERIPFPGPALAARVIGEVTPERIETVRKATVVVERLLKDTGAFQYMAILHEDRVTGMRNGLRDFGQQIEVRCWESVDARVATPTQLSFKILEQLAGEIIRDVPGIVSVTYNIAPKPPSTIEAV